A part of Acidimicrobiales bacterium genomic DNA contains:
- a CDS encoding universal stress protein, translating into MARIVVGVDGSPGGDAALGWALDEAAARGATLQLVLAWTYPYVATVPGVTAPVFAIDDVESDAAALLDLTIERVTDGHPPDVTIERLVQPGPPARALLDVAEGADLLVVGTRGHGGFVGLLLGSVSEQCAHHAPCPVVIVPPRPERTDG; encoded by the coding sequence ATGGCCAGGATCGTCGTCGGTGTCGACGGATCGCCGGGGGGCGACGCGGCGCTCGGCTGGGCGCTCGACGAGGCGGCGGCACGGGGGGCCACCCTCCAGCTCGTGCTGGCGTGGACGTACCCCTACGTGGCCACCGTCCCAGGCGTCACGGCCCCCGTGTTCGCGATCGACGACGTGGAGAGCGACGCCGCCGCACTCCTCGACCTCACCATCGAGCGGGTGACGGACGGCCACCCTCCCGACGTGACCATTGAGCGGCTGGTGCAGCCCGGGCCCCCGGCTCGGGCGCTGCTCGACGTGGCCGAGGGGGCCGACCTGCTGGTGGTGGGCACCCGGGGGCACGGAGGGTTCGTCGGGCTCCTGCTCGGCTCGGTGAGCGAGCAGTGCGCGCATCACGCGCCCTGCCCCGTGGTGATCGTGCCCCCGCGCCCCGAGAGGACCGACGGCTAG